CACCGGGCGGGTACGCCCCTGGGCCTACGATGTGACCCGCTGTGACTTGGAATGGTTGGGGCTGGACTGGGACGCCGAGTACCTGCAATCGGAGCGATTGGAGCTGTACGCTGAGGCGCTGGCTCAGCTGGACACCTATCCGTGTACCTGTACGCGCCGCGAGATACAGGTCGCCATTCAGGATTCGGCGGGTGCGCCGCACGGCAGAGAACCCGTGTATCCGGGGACATGTCGGCGCACCCCTGCTGACCCTACCCGTCCCGCGGCTCTGCGCTGGCAGATACCCGACTGGACCGTGTGCGTGACCGACGCCCTGAGTGCCGAGCAGCTCTGTCAGCACTTGCCACAGGAGGTAGGCGATCTGGTCCTGCGCCGCAGTGACGGTGTGTTTGCCTATCACCTCGCTGTGGTTGTGGACGACGCTGATATGGGCGTTACCGATGTGGTGCGTGGGGCCGACCTGTGGCCAGCTACCCCCCGCCAGGCGGCGCTGTCTGATGCGTTGGGGCTGGCCCATCCCCGCTCCTGGCATGTGCCGCTGATGACCGACTACCAGGGGGAGCGCCTGGCTAAGCGTGGCGGAGCACCCCCGCTGCGTGACCTGCGCGAAGGGGGGGCGGACCCAGGCCGGGTGCTGGCCGAGTTGGCCCGTTCCCTGGGGTGGCAGGTGCCAGACGCAGTTCAGGCCGCCGAGCTCCTGCCGCTGTGGCGTGAGTGGGCAGGGGTGACTGAGCAACCGTTGTGATGCGTCTTAAGGGTTTGCTGCACACCTGGCCTAAGAGGCCTGACCTACAGCACTGAGCGCTATGCTGCCCGCATGAATTTTCTGCTGAACCTGATCGTCAGTGCGCTGGCGCTGTATGCCGTCAGCCAGTTGTACAGCGGCGTCTACTTTGTCCCCGGCACGGGCTGGGTAGAAATCGTGCTGTCGGCGTTGGTGCTGGGCTTGGTCAATGCCCTGGTCCGTCCGGTGCTGGGGCTGCTGTCCCTACCGATCACGGTGCTCACGCTGGGACTGTTCGCACTGGTGCTGAATGGGCTGATGCTGTGGCTGACGGCGCAATTCACTGCGCTGGAAGTCACTGGTCTGGGCGCAGCCGTGGTCGGTGCTCTGCTGCTGAGCTTGGTGTCCTGGGTGCTGAATCTGATCACTGGGCCACTCCGCTCAGGTGGAGAGCGGCACTGATGCCCCTGGAGTTGGTGACCACTCCAGCCGAGCTCCGTGATGCACTGCAGTCGGCACGGTCACAGGGTCAGTCGGTAGGCCTGGTCCCGACGATGGGCTATCTCCATGACGGCCACGGCGAACTGATCCGCCGCAGCGCTGCCGAAAATGACCTGACGGTGGTCAGTGTCTTCGTGAACCCTACCCAGTTTGCGCCCACCGATGACCTGGGAGCCTATCCCCGTGACCTGGACCGTGACCGTGAGGTGGCGGCCCAAGCTGGGGCAGCCTTGTTGTTTCACCCCGATGCCGGGGCGATGTATCCGGAAGGTCACGCGACCCGGGTACAGGTATCGGGCCTCAGTACCCGGGTAGAAGGGGCGTCGCGTCCTGGGCACTTTGACGGTGTGGCCACCGTGGTTCTGATGCTGCTGAATCTGGTCCAGCCGCAGCGGGCCTACTTCGGCGAGAAGGATTGGCAGCAGTTGGCGGTGGTCCGGCATATGGTGCGTGATCTGTGGGTGCCTACCGAGATTGTCGGAGTGCCGACAGTACGGGCCCAAAGTGGATTGGCGCTGAGCAGCCGTAATTCTTATCTCACCGACGAGGGCCGCCTTCATGCCGCTGTGATTTCGCAGGCGCTCAGGGCCATGCAGGCGGCTTATCAGGGTGGAGAGGCCCAAGCGGACAAGCTAAGGCAGGTGGGTTTGAATGTCCTGGCCCAGCAACCCGTGCAACTGGACTATCTCCTGCTCTTAGACCGTGACTTGCAGCCGCTGGAGGGTTCCCTCAGCCCTGAACAGGCCGCCGAGGCCCGTCTGGTCTTCGCAGGCCGCCTGCATGGGGTGCGGTTCATTGACAACATGCCGCTGGTTGCCCCCTTGGCTTAAAGAGCTGAATCGTCCAGAAATCTGGATGCTCGCATCACTCTGAAACTTTCCACGCTTGGCTTATTGTTGGCGGCGTAAGTATGCGCTGCTAAACTCTAGGGACTGTGGAATGGCAACCGAACCAATATTCTCGTGCCCAACTTGAGGAGCGGCGCCTGGCTGCTACCGAGTGGCTGCAGCAAGGCAGCCACACACACCGCGAAATCGCTGCTCACTTTGGCGTCTCCGTGCTCACGGTGACTTCTTGGAGTGCTCGGCTCAGAAAGAAGGGAAGCTTGCAAGCGACGGTCAGCTCTGGTCGTCCTGCTCGACTGACTGAGTCTCAGCACGACCAGCTTCGCACCCTCCTGCAGGAGGGTGCTCTGCAGCATGGGTTTCCTGACGAAACCTGGACGACAAAACGTGTGGCAGAGCTCATCGGGCGGCACTTTGATGTGTGGTACCACCATGATCACGTCCGCAAAATCCTACGAAAGTTGGGTTTCAGCCCACAGATGCCAGATGGGCGGGCCGCTGAGCGGAACGAACTTCGGATCGCATCCTGGCGGGAACAGGTGCTGCCGGAGTTGGAAAAAAAAGGTCGCTGAGGGAGCCACAATCATCTATCTGGATGAAGTCGGATTCTCTCTGAAAGGAGTCCAGCGACGGACATGGGGGGTGAGGGGGCGTCACGCCCCTGGTCAAGCTCAGAGCAAACTGGGAGAAGCTTTCAACGATTGGGGCGATCACTTCAGATGGACGATTCTTCCAGCACACAATATCCGGAGCGATCCGGAGTAGAGAAGTCATACGATTCTTTGGGCACATCCTGCGCCAAGTTCAGAACATCGTCGTGGTGCTGGACAATGCGAGAATTCATCACGCGAAAGTAACCCAGGCGTTCGTGGGTTCCCACGAACGCCTCTCTCTGATCTTTCTGCCTCCGTATGCTCCAGAGTTGAACCCGATCGAGTTGGTGTGGGCCTACGTCAAGCGCAATGTGTTGGGGAACTTTTGTGCCCACTCCATAAGAGCGCTGAAAAAGAGGCTTGTCACCGCCTGGCAGCGGGTCCGCTATATTCACCTGCCCCGTCAGCTTATGGACGCCAACTTACGCCGCTATCAATAGTGTTTTTCGGATCACGCTGATCCGCCCTGCTGGTGTGGTGCATCGACACGACATTGTTGTGTGCCTCATGTAAGGCACATATACGGCATACTGCAGCCATATCCCACCAGGCAGCCAGCCGCATTCTGACCGCTGTGTCAACCGCCACCAGGAGACCTTACATGATCCAGATTGATGAACTCTTGACCGAGATGATGAATGCCGAAGCGAGTGATGTTCACCTTCAGGCGGGCAGTCCTCCAGTGGGCCGGGTCAATGGCGACCTGATTCAGTTCGGTTCCAACGTGCTGCGCCCAGAGGACACGGCGGCCTATGCCCAGGCCCTACTGACACCGGAGCAGTGGGAAGATTTCGAATTCCGTCATGAGATCGACTCGGCCTACAGCCTCAAAGGACATGGCCGTCTGCGCGTTAATGTCTTTCGTCAGCGTGGCTCGGTGGGCATTGTGATGCGGGTGGTGCGCGACCAGATTCCTGACTTTGAGGAACTGGGCCTGCCTGAAGATGTCATGCGCACCATGGCCGACTCGGCGCGTGGCCTGATTCTGGTCACAGGACCGACCGGGTCGGGGAAGAGTACCACGATGGCCAGCCTGGTAGATCACATCAACCGCAGCTCTTCCAAGCACATCATCACCATCGAAGATCCGATCGAAATCATGCACCGCAACCGCAAATCCATCGTGGTGCAGCGGGAGGTCGGCGTGGATACCCGTGATTTCCGCACGGCGCTGAAATATGCCATGCGTCAGGACCCCGACGTGATCATGATTGGGGAGATGCGCGATAAAGAGACGGTGGAAGCGGCCCTCACTGCCGCTCAGACGGGTCACCTGGTGCTTTCCACGCTGCACACCCAGGATGCTCTGCGGACCATCAACCGGATCGTAGATTTTTTTCAGCCGCACGAGCGTGATGAGGTCCGTAGCCTGTTTGCAGAGTCGCTGATCGGAATCGTGTCACAGCGTTTGCTGCGCCGTCAAGATGGCCGGGGCCGGGCCTTAGGGATGGAGATTTTGCTGGGGACGCCGCTGGTCGTGGAGAGCATCAAAGATGAAGAAAAGACTCCGCTGATCAAGGATGCTATGGTGGAAGACAACCTGCGCGGGATGGTCACGTTCGATCAGCATCTGGCGCAGCTGTATATGGAAGGCATCATTTCCATGGAAGAGGGTCAGGAAGCCGCGACCAGCCCCCACGAGTTTCGTCTGCTGGTCACCAAGGCTGACTTCGAAGGTGAAAAAGAAATGGAGCATGAGCATGTGGCACAGGGATTCGGGCGCAAGTCGTTTGGCCGTTAACTTGCCGTACTCAGGTTGGAACCCATAGGGGCCTTCCCGGATGTTGGAGAGGGGGGTCCATTTGGTCTGGCCTGTGATGGGCGGCCAGGTGCAGCCTACTGACAGCCAGGGTCACTGCAATTCAGATACAATGGAATGCTATGACAGGACCCAAAATTTCCATCACCCAGCGCGGCTATGACCGCCTGAAAGAAACGCTGCACCATCTCAAAACCACCCGCCGGGAGCAGATCAGCGAGAACATGGGCCGCGCCATCGCTGACGGTGACCTGCGTGAAAGTGCCGCATACGACGAAGCCCGCATGGAGCAGAGCGAGAATGAGGCCCGCATCCGTGATCTGGAAGACCAGCTGGAGCGTGCCATGATCGTTGCGGAAGATGCAGCAGGCGGCGCTGGCCTAGGTGCCAAGGTAACGGTCCGCAGTGGCGGGACAGAGCGCACCTTCGAGCTGGTCGGGACCTTTGAGGCGGACGTGCGTGCCGGAAAAATCAGCGATGCCAGCCCCATCGGCAAGGCGCTCCTGGGCGCTTCCGAAGGGGACAAGGTCAAAGTTCCTGGTCCCAAGGGTGACACCGAGTTTGAAGTGGTGAGCGTCAGCTACGAGTAAAGTCAGCCAGGAGGCATGCGACTCTTCACATTGCGGTTGGCTGACTTAAACCCAATCGATCTGATCTGCGCTGCCCGCTGTGGTGGCGCAGTTTTTGATCGGTTGCCTGGCTTGGAAGGGTTCTGTGGGGTGTGGCGTGCGACACTCTGGCGGGCAGGCAGATCACGGGGGGCTGGACATCTCAGCGAAATGCTTTAAGCTGTCCGCCGAGCTGCGGGAACGATGCCCAGTGGCCTCTTATTACGCCCAACCTTCTTTCTCAGATGGAGTGTCCGCATGAGCCATACCTCACACCCAGAAGTCCAAGACCATCAGCGTCACGAACCCCAACACGGCGCCGAACACCATGAGGGACTGACTGACTGGCCGCGCTCCAGCGGCGTGTTGCTGCATCCGACCTCTTTGCCTGGTCCCTACGGCCTGGGTGAGTTGGGCGCCGAGGCCCGCGCTTGGGTGGACTGGCTGGCGGAAGCTGGACAAAGCTACTGGCAGATGCTGCCGCTGGGACCAACTGGGCATGGCAGCAGTCCCTATCAGACCCTGGGGGCCTTTGCAGGCAACCCGATGTTGATCAGTGTAGGTGACCTGCTAGACAGTGGTTTGCTGCATTCCGCCGATCTAGGCGAGATCCCTACCGGAAGTCTGGACCGGGTGGACTTCGATGCCCAGGAGCGCTGGCGCAGTGGCCTGCTCTGGAGCGCTTTTCGCCGTTTCATGGCCGGTGAGGGCCAGATTGACCCCCAGGAATTTGAGGTTTACAAGGCCGAACAGGCGCGCTGGCTAGACAACTACGCGCTGTTCCGCGCCCTCAAGGAAGTGCATGGTGGGGCAGCCTGGTTCGACTGGGAGCCGCAGTACCGTGAGCGTGATGCGGCGGCGTTGACCCTTTTTCAGCAGCAGCACTTTGAAGTCGTAGAGCATATCCGCTTTATTCAGTTCCTGTTCGAGCGGCAGTGGCAGGCGCTGCGCCGCTACGCTGCTGAGCGGGGGGTACAGATGGTGGGCGACTTACCCATTTTCGTGGCGCTGGACTCGTCGGACGTCTGGGCCCATCAGGATCTCTTCGCTCTGGACGAACAGGGTCGGCCAGAGGTGCAAGCTGGCGTACCACCTGACTATTTCGCCGCTGAGGGGCAGCTGTGGGGCAATCCGCTGTACCGCTGGGACCGGATGCAGGAGCAGGGCTTTGACTGGTGGGTGGCCCGCTTTGCCCGCAGCCGCGAGTTGTACGACCTGTTCCGGGTAGACCACTTCCGGGGATTTGAGGCGTACTGGGAGGTGCCTTATCCCGCTCCCAATGCGATGGGTGGCCGCTGGGTTCCTGCGCCAGGGCGTGAATTGCTGGAAGAAGTCGGCAAGCGCCTGGGCGAACTGCCGATCATCGCGGAAGATTTGGGCGTGATCACACTTGAGGTAGAGGAGCTGCGCGACGATTTCGGTTTGCCGGGCATGGCCATTCTGCAGTTTGCCTTTTCAGATCCGGATTTCTGGAACAGTCCCTTTTATCCGGCCAACATTCCTGTGAACCGGGTGGTCTATACCGGCACCCACGACAACGACACCACACGGGGCTGGTGGGCCACGGCCACTGAGCTGGAGCGGCACCACCTGCGGATGTTTACCAATTCGGACCCTGCTGAGACAGAAGTGACCTGGCAGATGCTGAATATCGCCTGGCACAGCCGCGCCCGGATCGCCATTGCACCGCTGCAGGATCTGCTGAACCTGGACACCGAGGCCCGCATGAATGTGCCTGGTCTGGCCGAAGGGAACTGGGGCTGGCGGGTTCGCGCTGAGCCGCTGACCACCGAGCTGGCCGCGAAATTGCGTGAGCTGACCGCGTATTCAGGGCGATTGGCTCCCGCTGCACAGGTAGACGCCAGCGCTGTCATCTGACGGTTCTTCCTACTCCTGAGGGCACCGCACAGCCTGCGATGCCCTACCCTGAAAGCCTATGCGCCTGCTCACCGCCCGACGATTCGCCCCCTGGATGATGGCTGCCCTGGCCCTGCAACGCCTGGCTGAACTTAGAGTCGCCCAGCGGAATGAAGCCTGGGCGCGTTCCCAGGGGGCCAAGGAGTACGGACAGAAGCATTACCCCCTGTTTTTCGTGCTGCACCCCAGCTGGATGCTGTTTACGCTGCTGGAAGGCCGCCGCCGGGAGGAGTCCGTTCGCCCGCTGGCGCTGTCGGCCCTGCTGCTGGCCCAGCCACTGCGTTACTGGGTGATTCGCAGCCTGGGACGGTACTGGAATACCCGTATCCTGATCGTGCCCGGCGGAAAGCGGGTGCGGCGCGGACCATTTCGTTGGCTGCGGCACCCTAACTACGCCGTGGTGGCCCTGGAGATTGCCGCTGCGCCGCTGGCGGTCCGGGCCGACCGTGCTGCGCTGGCCTACACCGTGCTGAACGCCGCTTTACTGCTTTTGATCCGCATTCCTGCCGAGGAAGCCGCGCTGCGGGAGTACGCCCATCAGGCCGACTAGCTGGATGCGTCGGATGCCGAGCGGTTCGCCCGGTACCACCCGATCAGTGCATTGGTGCTGCTGTCGTGTGAAAGTTGGCCGTCACTGCTGAGCTCTGGTGCAATCTGCTGGGCCAGCACTTTACCTAGCTCCACGCCCCACTGATCGAAGGAGTTGACGCCCCACACTGCGCCCTGCACGAAGACCTTGTGTTCATACAGGGCGATCAGTGCGCCGAGACTGCGTGGGGTCAGCTGCTGGGCCAGCAGGGTAGAGGAGGGACGGTTACCTTCAAAGGTCTTGTGCGGGACCAGCGGTTCTGGCGTGCCGTCCTGACGGACCTGTTCAGGCGTTTTGCCGAAAGCCAGTGCCTCGCTCTGGGCAAAGACATTCGCCATCAGCAGATCGTGATGCTCACCCAGCGGATTGAGACTGCGCGCAAAGCCGATAAAGTCGCATGGAATCAGCCGGGTGCCCTGGTGAATCAGCTGGTAAAAGGCGTGCTGACCGTTGGTTCCGGCCTGTCCCCACACAATCGGGCCGCTGTCCACACTCAGGCGCTCGCCACTCAGGGTCACACTTTTGCCGTTGCTTTCCATATCCAACTGCTGCAAATAAGCTGGAAAGGACCGCAGATACTGCGAGTAGGGCAGGACTGCGAGCGAGCAGGCGCCCAGAAAGTTGTGGTTCCAGATGCCGGTCAGGGCCATCAGCACCGGCAGATTCTGCTCCAGCGGCGCTTCTGCGAAGTGGCAGTCCATCTCATGCATGCCGCCTAGAAATTCACGGAACTGTTCTGGACCAACGGCAATCATCAGACTCAGGCCGATGGCGCTGTCCAGGCTGTAGCGGCCCCCCACCCAGTCCCAGAACCCGAACATGTTGGCCGTATCTATGCCGAATTTCTGCACTTCATCTGCGTTGGTGCTGACCGCAACGAAGTGCCGTGCCACTGCCCTGTCATCGCCCAGAGCGTCCAGGAGCCACGCGCGGGCGGTGCGGGCATTGGTCATGGTTTCCAGCGTGGTAAAGGTCTTGGATGACACGATCACCAGCGTGGTGGCCGGGTCCAAATCACGGACCTTCTCGGCAAAGTCGGTGCCGTCCACGTTGGACACGAAGCGCAGCGTCAAGTCGCGGTCGCTGTAGTGTTCCAGCGCCTCGTAAGCCATCACCGGCCCCAGGTCACTGCCCCCGATGCCGATGTTCACCACGGCGCGCAGGCGTTCACCCGTAAAGCCACGCCACTCACCGGAGCGCACGGCCCTAGCAAATTCAGTCATCCGGTCCAGCACAGCATGAACTTCAGGCACGACATGTTCGCCGTCCACCTGGATATCGGCGTCACGGGGAGCGCGCAGCGCGGTGTGCAGCACGGCGCGCCCCTCGGTCACGTTGATTTTCTCACCGCCCAGCATGGCCGCGCTGCGCTGCTCTACGCCGACTTCACGGGCCAGATTCAGCAGCAGCTGCAACGTCTGGTCAGTCACCCGCTGCTTGGAGTAGTCCAGGAGCCAACCTGCACCCTCGGCGCGTAGCCGTTCACCACGCTGCGGGTCGCTGGCGAACAGGTCGCGCAGGTGCTGGCCTGACACCTCTTTGGCGTGGGCTTGCAGGGCCTTCCAGCTCTCAAGGGTCTGTACTTGCATGGGTTCAGGATATTCAGCGCCGCAGGCACGCTGCGCCAGCCTAAAGCATTGGACAAAGGCAGTCTGCAGCGTCACCGGGAAGGTTAAGCGGAGGGATGCAATACGATCAGAGCTTTCACGTGGAGGCCCATCAGGGCGCAGGCGTAGTGATTCTGGATGACGCGGGCCGCATCCTGCTCATTCAGGAGCGCGGCACGCCCGACAAGCCGGACGAGGCCGGGCTGTGGCACTTGCCCGTCGGGAGTGTGGAACCGGGCGAAAATCCCCAGGACGCGGCGGTGCGGGAGGCCTGGGAGGAGACGGGCCTGCGCGTACGGGTCGTCAAATTTCTGAATACCCGCGCTGCCCGGCACCGTGATGGCGACCTGATTCTCCGCTCGGTCTGGCTGGCCGAGCCGCTGCCGGGACAGGAACTGCGGCCCGCCTTGGTGGATGAGGTGGCAGACGCCCGCTACTTCACCCGTGCCGAGGTAGAGGAGCTGTTTCGGAGTGGGCGGCTGCGAATCTACACCACGCCGCTCTTTTACGACGAGGCGCTGGCGGTGCGGGGTTCACTAGAAACTACTGCAACGGAGTCAGGTCAAAGTCCCACTCGAACGAGCGGCCCCACGGCAGGTTGACCTGATCCAATTCATAGGAAACGCCGATGTTCAGTGGGAAATACTCGGCGGCCAGTTCCATCAATTTGGCCTGGGCGGCAGGAGTATTCATCTCAGCTTCGGGAATGGCTTCACGCAGGGCCGCCCGCAGGCGGGTGGAGTAGATCAAGTCGTTGGCGTATTCACGGGCCAGCAGGGCATTTTGCTGGGCAGGGTCCACATCGTCCAGATACAGCTTGGCATGGGCCATTGCGCTTCCCAGGTTATTGCCAGGTGTGCCCCAGGCGGCCAGGGCCGTCAAGTTGGCGTCGCGTTTCAGCACGCCCAGGTCACGCCACAGCCGGGTGTTGCCCAGATTCACTTTCTCCACGTCCACCACGGCTACAGGTCCGCGCCGCAGCAGCGCAGAGATGTCCAGCGCGGCGCGCCGGGGGTCGCCGCCGTTAAAGACATAGAACGTCATGTCAGGGGTCTGGCCCGCCTGCACCATCTGGAACCCAGCCGCTTCAGCGTGATTTTCTACACTGTCGGTCAGTGGAATGCCTTCATACTTGATCACTTGCTCGGCCAGCTTCGGGTCGGAGTAGGCTGCCTGCAAGGTCTTCGCTTGCGGTGAGAGGGCGCGGGCACTCAGCAGGGCCAGCACCTCATCGGCGCCGGGGTAGACCAAAACATTATCCGGGGCGACTTCTGCCGCAAACTCAGCCAGTCGCGCTCCCTCGGCAGGAGCCGGGCTGCCGGGTAAGGCGTCGTCCCAGGCCACGTGCAACTCCTTAAACACGCCAGCAGCGGCCCAGCGAATCATCAGGCGGGCCACGTCATAGTTGCGCTGACGGTCTACTGCGTCGGGGTGGCGGGGAATGGTGATGAAGGCGTAGATCGGACGGCCCGTCTCGCGCTGCCATTCCAGCAGTGGCAGCAAGCGGCTGCGAATACGGGCAGCAGACTCGGTACTTTTGCGCGACTGCACCAAGCCGCCGTAGGCCAGGGCATCCAGCGCCACGATCAGCGGTTCATCGGCGTTGCCAGCTCCTTCGGTCCGCAGCCAGTTCAGCAGTG
The sequence above is a segment of the Deinococcus radiophilus genome. Coding sequences within it:
- the gluQRS gene encoding tRNA glutamyl-Q(34) synthetase GluQRS, encoding MTAGKAVPTGRYAPSPTGALHLGNIRTALLAWLHSRALGGRHLLRFEDLDTGRVRPWAYDVTRCDLEWLGLDWDAEYLQSERLELYAEALAQLDTYPCTCTRREIQVAIQDSAGAPHGREPVYPGTCRRTPADPTRPAALRWQIPDWTVCVTDALSAEQLCQHLPQEVGDLVLRRSDGVFAYHLAVVVDDADMGVTDVVRGADLWPATPRQAALSDALGLAHPRSWHVPLMTDYQGERLAKRGGAPPLRDLREGGADPGRVLAELARSLGWQVPDAVQAAELLPLWREWAGVTEQPL
- a CDS encoding phage holin family protein; translation: MNFLLNLIVSALALYAVSQLYSGVYFVPGTGWVEIVLSALVLGLVNALVRPVLGLLSLPITVLTLGLFALVLNGLMLWLTAQFTALEVTGLGAAVVGALLLSLVSWVLNLITGPLRSGGERH
- the panC gene encoding pantoate--beta-alanine ligase — translated: MPLELVTTPAELRDALQSARSQGQSVGLVPTMGYLHDGHGELIRRSAAENDLTVVSVFVNPTQFAPTDDLGAYPRDLDRDREVAAQAGAALLFHPDAGAMYPEGHATRVQVSGLSTRVEGASRPGHFDGVATVVLMLLNLVQPQRAYFGEKDWQQLAVVRHMVRDLWVPTEIVGVPTVRAQSGLALSSRNSYLTDEGRLHAAVISQALRAMQAAYQGGEAQADKLRQVGLNVLAQQPVQLDYLLLLDRDLQPLEGSLSPEQAAEARLVFAGRLHGVRFIDNMPLVAPLA
- a CDS encoding type IV pilus twitching motility protein PilT, with product MIQIDELLTEMMNAEASDVHLQAGSPPVGRVNGDLIQFGSNVLRPEDTAAYAQALLTPEQWEDFEFRHEIDSAYSLKGHGRLRVNVFRQRGSVGIVMRVVRDQIPDFEELGLPEDVMRTMADSARGLILVTGPTGSGKSTTMASLVDHINRSSSKHIITIEDPIEIMHRNRKSIVVQREVGVDTRDFRTALKYAMRQDPDVIMIGEMRDKETVEAALTAAQTGHLVLSTLHTQDALRTINRIVDFFQPHERDEVRSLFAESLIGIVSQRLLRRQDGRGRALGMEILLGTPLVVESIKDEEKTPLIKDAMVEDNLRGMVTFDQHLAQLYMEGIISMEEGQEAATSPHEFRLLVTKADFEGEKEMEHEHVAQGFGRKSFGR
- the greA gene encoding transcription elongation factor GreA; the encoded protein is MTGPKISITQRGYDRLKETLHHLKTTRREQISENMGRAIADGDLRESAAYDEARMEQSENEARIRDLEDQLERAMIVAEDAAGGAGLGAKVTVRSGGTERTFELVGTFEADVRAGKISDASPIGKALLGASEGDKVKVPGPKGDTEFEVVSVSYE
- the malQ gene encoding 4-alpha-glucanotransferase — translated: MSHTSHPEVQDHQRHEPQHGAEHHEGLTDWPRSSGVLLHPTSLPGPYGLGELGAEARAWVDWLAEAGQSYWQMLPLGPTGHGSSPYQTLGAFAGNPMLISVGDLLDSGLLHSADLGEIPTGSLDRVDFDAQERWRSGLLWSAFRRFMAGEGQIDPQEFEVYKAEQARWLDNYALFRALKEVHGGAAWFDWEPQYRERDAAALTLFQQQHFEVVEHIRFIQFLFERQWQALRRYAAERGVQMVGDLPIFVALDSSDVWAHQDLFALDEQGRPEVQAGVPPDYFAAEGQLWGNPLYRWDRMQEQGFDWWVARFARSRELYDLFRVDHFRGFEAYWEVPYPAPNAMGGRWVPAPGRELLEEVGKRLGELPIIAEDLGVITLEVEELRDDFGLPGMAILQFAFSDPDFWNSPFYPANIPVNRVVYTGTHDNDTTRGWWATATELERHHLRMFTNSDPAETEVTWQMLNIAWHSRARIAIAPLQDLLNLDTEARMNVPGLAEGNWGWRVRAEPLTTELAAKLRELTAYSGRLAPAAQVDASAVI
- a CDS encoding isoprenylcysteine carboxyl methyltransferase family protein is translated as MRLLTARRFAPWMMAALALQRLAELRVAQRNEAWARSQGAKEYGQKHYPLFFVLHPSWMLFTLLEGRRREESVRPLALSALLLAQPLRYWVIRSLGRYWNTRILIVPGGKRVRRGPFRWLRHPNYAVVALEIAAAPLAVRADRAALAYTVLNAALLLLIRIPAEEAALREYAHQAD
- the pgi gene encoding glucose-6-phosphate isomerase; its protein translation is MQVQTLESWKALQAHAKEVSGQHLRDLFASDPQRGERLRAEGAGWLLDYSKQRVTDQTLQLLLNLAREVGVEQRSAAMLGGEKINVTEGRAVLHTALRAPRDADIQVDGEHVVPEVHAVLDRMTEFARAVRSGEWRGFTGERLRAVVNIGIGGSDLGPVMAYEALEHYSDRDLTLRFVSNVDGTDFAEKVRDLDPATTLVIVSSKTFTTLETMTNARTARAWLLDALGDDRAVARHFVAVSTNADEVQKFGIDTANMFGFWDWVGGRYSLDSAIGLSLMIAVGPEQFREFLGGMHEMDCHFAEAPLEQNLPVLMALTGIWNHNFLGACSLAVLPYSQYLRSFPAYLQQLDMESNGKSVTLSGERLSVDSGPIVWGQAGTNGQHAFYQLIHQGTRLIPCDFIGFARSLNPLGEHHDLLMANVFAQSEALAFGKTPEQVRQDGTPEPLVPHKTFEGNRPSSTLLAQQLTPRSLGALIALYEHKVFVQGAVWGVNSFDQWGVELGKVLAQQIAPELSSDGQLSHDSSTNALIGWYRANRSASDASS
- a CDS encoding Nudix hydrolase, with translation MQYDQSFHVEAHQGAGVVILDDAGRILLIQERGTPDKPDEAGLWHLPVGSVEPGENPQDAAVREAWEETGLRVRVVKFLNTRAARHRDGDLILRSVWLAEPLPGQELRPALVDEVADARYFTRAEVEELFRSGRLRIYTTPLFYDEALAVRGSLETTATESGQSPTRTSGPTAG
- a CDS encoding DUF4127 family protein gives rise to the protein MKRVSLLSALTAALATLIPSAAAQTLIPMDSRPATSRLPAATAALASESLKVVPRELLGTAQQGADPQALLNWLRTEGAGNADEPLIVALDALAYGGLVQSRKSTESAARIRSRLLPLLEWQRETGRPIYAFITIPRHPDAVDRQRNYDVARLMIRWAAAGVFKELHVAWDDALPGSPAPAEGARLAEFAAEVAPDNVLVYPGADEVLALLSARALSPQAKTLQAAYSDPKLAEQVIKYEGIPLTDSVENHAEAAGFQMVQAGQTPDMTFYVFNGGDPRRAALDISALLRRGPVAVVDVEKVNLGNTRLWRDLGVLKRDANLTALAAWGTPGNNLGSAMAHAKLYLDDVDPAQQNALLAREYANDLIYSTRLRAALREAIPEAEMNTPAAQAKLMELAAEYFPLNIGVSYELDQVNLPWGRSFEWDFDLTPLQ